Part of the Actinomycetota bacterium genome is shown below.
GATGGGCATGACGCTCGAGGAGAACGCGCGCGAGGCGCGCTCGGCGGTGAGGCATGCGCTTGAGCGCATGTCGGAGGACCTCTACGGCGTGTGCGAGCGGTGCTCCGCCGAGATTCCGGTCGAGCGTCTCGAGGCTCATCCCACGGCCACGCTGTGCGTTCCGTGCAAGGAAGCTGAAGAGTCGCCTCGGTGACGCTGCGCCGCCCGCTTCTCGCATTCCTCCTGACGGTGGGGTTCGCACTCGTCGCCGACCAGGCCTCGAAGGCGATGGTCCGCTCGGCATTGCCGGCTCAGGACTCCACGCTGCTTGTCCCCGGGGTCCTCTACTTCACGCACGTGCGCAACGCCGGAGCCGCGTTCGGGATGCTTCCGGGACAGCGGATCGCCTTCATGTCCGTCTCCGTCATCGTCCTCCTGGTGATAGCCGTGTACTTCGTGCGGCAGAGGCCACAGGTGGCTCTGGTGGTGTTCGGTCTGGGACTCATTGCCGCGGGTGCCGCCGGCAACCTCATCGATCGCGCGACAGCCGGCTTCGTGACCGACTTCCTCGAGTTCGCGTTCATCGACTTTCCCGTGTTCAACATCGCCGATTCCTCGATCGTCATCGGCGCGGGACTTCTG
Proteins encoded:
- the lspA gene encoding signal peptidase II translates to MTLRRPLLAFLLTVGFALVADQASKAMVRSALPAQDSTLLVPGVLYFTHVRNAGAAFGMLPGQRIAFMSVSVIVLLVIAVYFVRQRPQVALVVFGLGLIAAGAAGNLIDRATAGFVTDFLEFAFIDFPVFNIADSSIVIGAGLLIAWLLFAPAKQIETTTPEGVSASSELPVDSPE
- a CDS encoding TraR/DksA family transcriptional regulator, which codes for MDSTKRDAFRTHLEPELERLNAVIAEMEIEDRESLSDVSGENNYRDHMADQGSATFEREMGMTLEENAREARSAVRHALERMSEDLYGVCERCSAEIPVERLEAHPTATLCVPCKEAEESPR